From Candidatus Alcyoniella australis, one genomic window encodes:
- a CDS encoding electron transport complex subunit E codes for MNTLAREFSKGLWAEHPIFRLVLGMCPTLAVTTSVENGLGMGLATTFVLLCSNTLISALRKIIPSGVRIPAFIVVIASFVTIVDLVMKGYFLSLNKALGLFIPLIVVNCIILGRAEAFANRNPLLPSVLDGLGMGVGFTLGLVVLGAMREVLGNGTILGVSLFGQGFLPVLVFVLPPGAFIGLGLLLAAMNRLNRPRSGKIY; via the coding sequence GTGAATACGCTGGCCAGGGAATTCAGCAAAGGGCTGTGGGCCGAGCACCCGATCTTCCGGCTGGTGCTGGGCATGTGCCCGACTTTGGCCGTAACCACCTCGGTTGAGAACGGCCTGGGCATGGGCCTGGCCACGACCTTCGTGCTGCTGTGCTCCAACACCTTGATTTCGGCATTGCGCAAGATCATCCCCTCGGGCGTGCGTATCCCGGCGTTTATCGTGGTCATCGCCAGCTTCGTCACCATCGTCGACCTGGTGATGAAGGGCTACTTCCTCTCGCTGAACAAGGCCCTGGGCCTGTTCATTCCGCTGATCGTGGTCAACTGCATCATCCTGGGTCGGGCCGAGGCATTCGCCAACCGCAACCCGCTGCTCCCCAGCGTGCTCGACGGCCTGGGCATGGGCGTGGGCTTCACCCTGGGGCTGGTGGTGCTCGGCGCAATGCGCGAGGTGCTGGGCAACGGCACGATTCTCGGGGTCTCGCTGTTCGGCCAGGGCTTCCTGCCGGTGTTGGTTTTCGTACTGCCGCCCGGCGCGTTCATTGGTTTGGGATTGCTGCTGGCGGCGATGAACCGCCTCAATCGACCGCGCTCCGGCAAAATCTATTAG
- a CDS encoding RnfABCDGE type electron transport complex subunit G: protein MRGMAKMVLVLSAICLCAAAGLSGVYALTKGPIAEAQRQEKIAAISQVMPEGPALSNDPLADVLYINEFDGKVASERPADLAGWRTLHICRRGDQIAGLAMEIASKNGYSGSIKLIVGLDLEGQVLGVRVLQHSETPGLGAKIEQGWFLERLVWVDPKTKAERWSTGNLDRLYVTKDNGAVDAISGATISPRAACEALRQGLELYAQALPKIKQLLKPQPEPPASDATLEGAGDTLHAAMQSFYSRSIAGPQAATEQEAGQ, encoded by the coding sequence ATGAGGGGCATGGCCAAGATGGTGCTGGTGCTCAGCGCGATCTGCCTGTGCGCGGCCGCGGGCCTCTCCGGGGTCTACGCCCTGACCAAGGGACCGATCGCCGAGGCCCAACGCCAGGAGAAGATTGCCGCGATCAGCCAGGTGATGCCCGAGGGTCCGGCGCTGAGCAACGACCCGTTGGCCGACGTGCTCTACATTAACGAGTTCGACGGCAAGGTCGCGTCCGAACGGCCGGCCGATCTTGCGGGCTGGCGTACGCTGCACATCTGCCGCCGCGGCGATCAGATCGCCGGGCTGGCGATGGAGATCGCGAGCAAGAACGGCTACTCGGGATCGATCAAACTGATCGTCGGCCTCGACCTCGAGGGCCAGGTGCTCGGCGTGCGCGTGTTGCAGCATTCCGAGACTCCCGGGCTGGGCGCCAAGATCGAGCAGGGCTGGTTCCTCGAGCGCCTGGTATGGGTCGATCCAAAAACCAAGGCCGAGCGCTGGTCCACGGGCAACCTCGACCGGCTCTACGTGACCAAGGACAACGGCGCGGTGGACGCGATCTCCGGCGCGACCATCAGCCCGCGCGCCGCGTGCGAGGCGTTACGCCAAGGTTTGGAGCTCTACGCTCAAGCCCTGCCCAAAATCAAACAACTTTTGAAACCGCAGCCCGAACCGCCCGCGTCCGACGCCACGCTCGAGGGTGCGGGCGATACGCTGCACGCGGCGATGCAGAGCTTTTACAGCCGATCGATCGCCGGGCCGCAGGCCGCCACAGAGCAGGAGGCGGGGCAGTGA
- a CDS encoding RnfABCDGE type electron transport complex subunit D — protein sequence MSQPAQLFHAGPSPHIRQPESTRRIMLWVIVALLPAALYGVYLFGANAALVLVLCTGFAVVLEALWQRMIGRPMVVGDGSAALTGLLLALNLPPNAPWWMCLIGAAVAVIVAKGVFGGLGQNVFNPALVARVFLLISFPVQMTDYAPPAAPFGTGAAVDAASYATPLAAMKEQLLTSGVLGPLEHGFTRLSGITGNMGGSLGEMSFLLLLLGGAFLLVRRVITWQIPASFIGTVVALTGLMHVIDPARYADPLFHLVTGGLMLGAFFMATDYVTSPMTAKGQLIFGVLCGLLTVVIRLWGGYPEGVSFAILLGNAAVPLIDRYTMPKVFGSTRGKPAKEARA from the coding sequence GTGAGCCAGCCCGCGCAGCTGTTCCACGCCGGCCCCTCGCCGCATATCAGGCAGCCGGAGAGTACCCGGCGGATCATGCTCTGGGTGATCGTCGCCCTGCTGCCGGCCGCGCTCTACGGCGTCTACCTCTTTGGCGCCAACGCCGCGCTGGTGCTGGTGCTATGCACCGGGTTCGCGGTGGTGCTCGAGGCGCTGTGGCAGCGGATGATCGGACGCCCGATGGTGGTCGGCGACGGCTCGGCCGCACTGACCGGACTGCTGCTGGCGCTCAACCTGCCGCCTAACGCGCCGTGGTGGATGTGCCTGATCGGCGCGGCCGTGGCCGTGATCGTGGCCAAGGGCGTGTTCGGCGGACTGGGGCAGAACGTATTCAACCCGGCGCTGGTCGCGCGGGTCTTTTTGCTGATCAGCTTCCCGGTGCAGATGACCGACTACGCGCCGCCCGCCGCGCCGTTCGGCACGGGCGCTGCCGTGGACGCGGCGAGCTACGCCACGCCGCTGGCCGCAATGAAGGAGCAACTGCTGACCAGCGGTGTGCTCGGGCCGCTGGAGCACGGATTCACGCGGCTGTCCGGGATCACCGGCAACATGGGCGGCAGCCTGGGCGAAATGTCGTTCCTGCTGCTGCTGCTCGGCGGCGCGTTCCTGCTAGTGCGGCGCGTAATCACCTGGCAGATCCCGGCAAGCTTTATCGGCACGGTAGTCGCGCTGACCGGCCTGATGCACGTAATCGATCCCGCGCGCTACGCCGACCCGCTGTTCCACCTGGTTACCGGCGGCCTGATGCTCGGCGCGTTCTTTATGGCCACCGACTACGTCACCAGCCCGATGACCGCCAAGGGACAGCTGATCTTCGGCGTGCTGTGCGGCCTGCTGACCGTGGTGATCCGGCTCTGGGGCGGCTACCCCGAGGGCGTGAGCTTCGCGATCCTGCTGGGCAACGCGGCCGTGCCCTTGATCGACCGCTACACCATGCCCAAGGTCTTCGGCTCGACGCGCGGCAAGCCGGCCAAGGAGGCCCGGGCATGA
- a CDS encoding PIG-L family deacetylase gives MRFRSILNFAVAAALAALFLPLSVAAADAEHPTLQQLIEAGASVMWVAPHPDDEALSGPVLALAGPTLGNRVYMLVLTRGDGGECLLPEGCEPSLGAVRHEEMKRVAELYHAQLDHREYWNAPLPAKSFPPRDEIARIWTDQGIGDPIEVIAEAIRDFRPDVLLTFSPDRGFTGHPEHQLSSRLAMQAVVAADDPQRELGGLAPYHVPNCYYMLNRYWPMRMVGKADPGPYTETFDIKQPCAEGMSCVKMMSEFTRQHRTQAKDMGSVRRFAWLLGGKAYLRRVDPFTQAPDPFEPPAD, from the coding sequence ATGAGATTCCGCTCGATTCTTAATTTTGCAGTCGCGGCCGCGCTGGCCGCTCTGTTCTTGCCGCTATCCGTTGCAGCCGCCGACGCCGAGCATCCTACGTTGCAACAGCTGATCGAGGCCGGAGCCTCGGTGATGTGGGTCGCTCCGCATCCCGACGACGAGGCGTTGTCCGGGCCGGTGCTGGCCCTGGCCGGGCCGACCTTGGGCAATCGCGTGTACATGCTGGTGCTGACCCGCGGCGACGGCGGCGAGTGTCTGCTGCCCGAGGGCTGCGAGCCAAGCCTGGGCGCTGTACGTCACGAGGAGATGAAACGAGTCGCCGAGCTGTACCACGCGCAACTTGACCACCGCGAATATTGGAACGCGCCGCTACCCGCCAAGAGCTTTCCACCGCGTGACGAGATCGCGCGGATCTGGACCGACCAGGGGATCGGCGACCCGATCGAGGTTATCGCCGAGGCGATCCGCGACTTTCGGCCCGACGTGCTGCTGACCTTCAGTCCGGACCGCGGATTCACCGGACACCCTGAGCATCAGCTCTCATCGCGCTTGGCAATGCAGGCCGTGGTCGCGGCCGACGACCCGCAACGCGAGCTGGGGGGGCTTGCGCCGTACCACGTGCCCAACTGCTACTACATGCTCAACCGCTATTGGCCGATGCGCATGGTGGGCAAGGCCGACCCCGGGCCGTACACCGAGACCTTCGATATCAAACAGCCCTGCGCCGAGGGCATGAGCTGCGTAAAGATGATGTCCGAGTTCACCAGGCAGCACCGCACCCAGGCCAAGGACATGGGCAGCGTGCGGCGCTTCGCCTGGCTGCTCGGCGGTAAAGCCTATTTACGCCGGGTCGATCCGTTTACCCAAGCGCCGGACCCCTTTGAACCACCCGCCGATTGA
- a CDS encoding site-2 protease family protein gives MKWSFTIMQISGIPIRIHLTFFLLLLFVLLSPASTGFGGPEGLLIVLGVFVGVVIHELGHALTARRYDINTRSITLLPIGGVAALDRMPTKPSGEIVVAAAGPLTSFGLALLLGGIAAGSYFTLGAESYLTHYLSTLAFINGFLGAFNLVPALPMDGGRILRGILASAKGHTWGTEVAGKVGQVVAIGFGVIGLFSGNFFLMLIAVFVYLGANAERQEAELERTLKDIPAWRAMLAPVYWTTPEETLGSLSSSLRHTMQEDVPVIDQGRLVGMVSRVDLIPALKREEFDVRVSDIVRQIPQPASPAEPLVDVLRRMRNSNLFALPVIDQGRLAGLITREKIGRCPMKC, from the coding sequence GTGAAGTGGTCGTTCACGATAATGCAAATATCTGGAATTCCAATAAGAATTCACCTGACGTTCTTCTTGCTGCTGCTGTTCGTACTGCTGAGCCCGGCCAGCACCGGATTTGGCGGACCCGAGGGATTGCTGATCGTACTCGGCGTGTTCGTGGGCGTGGTGATTCATGAATTGGGCCACGCGCTGACCGCGCGGCGTTACGACATCAACACCCGCAGCATCACCTTGCTGCCTATCGGCGGAGTGGCTGCACTCGATCGCATGCCGACCAAGCCCTCAGGCGAGATCGTGGTCGCGGCCGCCGGACCGCTGACTAGTTTCGGCCTGGCCCTGCTGCTCGGCGGAATCGCCGCAGGCTCGTACTTCACGTTGGGCGCCGAGAGCTACTTGACCCATTATCTGTCCACCCTGGCGTTTATTAACGGTTTTCTCGGAGCATTCAACCTGGTTCCAGCCCTGCCGATGGACGGTGGCCGCATTCTGCGCGGCATCCTGGCTTCAGCCAAAGGACACACCTGGGGCACGGAAGTGGCGGGCAAGGTTGGCCAAGTGGTTGCCATCGGTTTCGGCGTGATCGGTCTGTTCAGCGGCAACTTCTTCCTGATGCTGATCGCGGTCTTCGTTTACCTCGGGGCCAATGCCGAGCGTCAGGAGGCCGAGCTCGAGCGCACGTTAAAGGACATCCCCGCCTGGCGCGCAATGCTCGCGCCGGTCTATTGGACCACTCCCGAGGAAACCCTGGGCTCCCTGTCCTCGAGCCTGCGCCACACGATGCAGGAGGACGTGCCGGTAATCGACCAGGGACGCCTGGTGGGCATGGTCTCGCGGGTCGACCTGATTCCCGCGCTCAAGCGCGAGGAGTTCGACGTGCGAGTAAGCGACATCGTGCGCCAGATTCCCCAGCCGGCGAGCCCGGCCGAGCCGCTGGTGGATGTGCTGCGGCGGATGCGCAACAGCAACCTCTTCGCCCTGCCGGTTATCGATCAAGGTCGTCTAGCGGGCCTGATCACCCGCGAGAAGATCGGCCGCTGCCCGATGAAGTGCTAA
- a CDS encoding GDSL-type esterase/lipase family protein, which yields MGRFRTLLFALVAVLLFFAAVEGLLRLSGWARSPLDEVYSDIYDVEYVMSPGSPNPYNEHKPEKLNIVGLRGETFPIEREPGVLRVICLGDSTTFGMGELEECYPYMLQEQLEQHLGSNKAQVLNAGIPGTGFTQQLLFFQRRMRPYRPDVVALTGGPNYRPDIKQYRDRLKSERFQRLYSMRGWFSRFDTYRLLRRLVKGPAVRFAMDDSQIDPATIETGSYLMDYWEDLAHMRELSQQDGFKLVFLNVPHLELIQEMQSRGVQPGTEQYREVLWMFTPDHVTPRFAEKYGCQFVDSVPEFLLIKADETLFFDPNHPAAKGNRIIARAVAQGILQAIAQP from the coding sequence ATGGGACGTTTTCGCACGCTGTTGTTCGCGCTGGTCGCGGTGTTGCTGTTTTTCGCGGCGGTGGAGGGACTGCTGCGCCTCAGCGGCTGGGCCCGTTCGCCCTTGGACGAGGTCTACTCGGACATCTACGACGTGGAATACGTGATGAGTCCGGGCAGCCCCAATCCTTACAACGAACACAAGCCCGAAAAGCTCAATATCGTGGGCTTGCGCGGCGAGACCTTCCCCATTGAGCGCGAGCCGGGCGTGCTGCGCGTAATCTGTCTGGGCGACTCGACCACCTTTGGCATGGGCGAGCTCGAGGAATGCTATCCGTACATGCTGCAAGAGCAGCTTGAGCAGCATCTGGGCTCGAACAAGGCGCAGGTGCTCAACGCCGGGATTCCCGGGACCGGGTTCACCCAACAGTTGTTGTTTTTTCAACGCCGGATGCGGCCCTATCGGCCCGACGTTGTTGCTCTGACCGGTGGGCCAAATTACCGTCCTGATATCAAGCAGTACCGTGATAGATTGAAGTCGGAACGCTTCCAGCGGCTGTACTCGATGCGCGGATGGTTTTCGCGGTTCGACACATACCGTTTGTTACGGCGGTTGGTCAAGGGTCCGGCCGTGCGGTTCGCCATGGACGACTCGCAGATCGATCCGGCGACCATCGAGACCGGCAGCTATCTGATGGATTATTGGGAAGATTTAGCGCACATGCGCGAACTGTCGCAGCAGGACGGCTTTAAATTGGTGTTTCTCAACGTGCCGCACCTCGAGTTGATTCAGGAGATGCAGAGCAGGGGGGTCCAGCCGGGGACCGAGCAGTACCGTGAAGTGTTGTGGATGTTCACGCCGGACCACGTAACCCCCCGATTTGCAGAGAAATACGGCTGTCAGTTTGTGGATTCGGTTCCGGAATTTTTGTTGATTAAGGCCGACGAAACACTGTTTTTCGATCCCAATCACCCCGCGGCCAAGGGCAACCGGATTATCGCCCGCGCCGTGGCCCAAGGGATTTTACAGGCCATCGCCCAGCCTTAA
- a CDS encoding RnfABCDGE type electron transport complex subunit B gives MLASILTLTILGLTAALGLAIAKKSFAVQRDPRVEQLMPILPGVNCGSCGYPGCNGFAEALAAGKAEINQCPVGDAELKRQIAQILGVDYSAAQRRVALIICGGTFTHAKHGYEYDGVRSCRAAQLVLGGDKECPYGCLGYGDCTKVCPFGAMEIRQGVSFVNEELCTACGNCIRVCPRNVIRLVDYPVERVHVMCNSVDKGGLVRKYCDVGCIACTKCVKACPEGAIVFENNLARVDYSKCTRCGECVKVCPTHAIIDLDPEGTSHLAQVEPSTRQPDQAQAAG, from the coding sequence GTGCTGGCCTCGATCCTGACCCTGACGATCCTGGGACTGACCGCGGCTCTGGGCCTGGCCATCGCCAAGAAGAGCTTTGCGGTCCAGCGCGACCCGCGGGTCGAGCAACTGATGCCGATCCTGCCCGGGGTCAACTGCGGCTCGTGCGGCTATCCGGGCTGCAACGGGTTTGCCGAGGCCCTGGCCGCAGGCAAGGCCGAGATCAACCAGTGCCCGGTGGGCGACGCGGAGCTCAAGCGTCAGATCGCGCAGATCCTGGGCGTGGACTACTCCGCGGCCCAGCGCCGCGTGGCGCTGATCATCTGCGGCGGGACCTTTACCCACGCCAAGCACGGCTACGAGTACGACGGCGTGCGCTCGTGCCGCGCGGCCCAGCTCGTGCTCGGCGGCGACAAGGAGTGCCCCTACGGCTGTCTGGGCTACGGCGACTGCACCAAGGTCTGCCCCTTCGGCGCCATGGAGATCCGCCAGGGTGTGAGCTTCGTCAACGAGGAGCTGTGCACGGCCTGCGGCAATTGCATCCGCGTCTGCCCGCGCAACGTGATCCGCCTGGTCGACTACCCGGTGGAGCGGGTACACGTGATGTGCAACAGCGTGGACAAGGGCGGCCTGGTGCGCAAGTACTGCGACGTGGGGTGCATCGCCTGCACCAAGTGCGTCAAGGCCTGCCCCGAGGGGGCGATCGTCTTTGAGAACAACCTGGCGCGTGTCGACTATTCCAAATGCACGCGTTGCGGCGAGTGCGTCAAAGTCTGCCCGACCCACGCGATCATCGACCTCGATCCCGAGGGGACGTCGCATCTTGCGCAAGTAGAACCGTCGACGCGTCAACCCGATCAGGCCCAGGCCGCGGGATGA
- the rsxC gene encoding electron transport complex subunit RsxC — translation MRLFEFPGGVHPDDHKELTRSKPLEALSAPELLNVSMAQHLGAPAQPLVKPGERVLVGQKIGEPRGFISAAVHSPVSGKVKRLTQVPHPELGRCQAVLIENDGEDERGYQPPERPWSELEPKRLVELLAEAGVVGLGGATFPSHVKLSPPENKPIDTVILNGVECEPYLTSDHRLMLERPDDVVLGLKIVRSILGAKQALIAVESNKSDAAAKLSAKLIHGDSGIEIVVPRVRYPQGAEKQLIYACTKRRVPNGGLPMDVGCVVHNVGTAVAIRDALVDGRPLISRALTITGMGVDTPKNLLAAIGTPLSALVDACGGLKSGTVKVISGGPMMGIALGTLDQPMIKSTGGLLCLTASETFKPEQGPCIRCGRCIRACPMRLQPTLIAARTKLDDFDECLRIGARDCMECGCCAYSCPAGIPLVQYIKLAKSEIAQLQRRRKEEAR, via the coding sequence ATGAGGCTCTTCGAGTTCCCCGGCGGCGTCCACCCGGACGACCACAAGGAGCTGACGCGCTCCAAGCCGCTCGAGGCGCTGAGCGCGCCCGAGCTGCTCAACGTGTCGATGGCTCAACACCTGGGCGCCCCGGCCCAGCCGTTGGTCAAGCCCGGAGAACGGGTGCTGGTCGGCCAAAAGATCGGCGAGCCGCGCGGCTTCATCTCGGCGGCGGTTCACAGCCCGGTCAGCGGCAAGGTCAAACGCCTGACCCAGGTGCCGCACCCGGAGCTCGGCCGTTGCCAGGCGGTGCTGATAGAGAACGACGGCGAGGACGAGCGCGGCTATCAGCCGCCCGAGCGTCCGTGGTCCGAGCTCGAGCCCAAACGCTTGGTCGAGCTGCTGGCCGAGGCCGGAGTCGTGGGCCTGGGCGGCGCAACCTTCCCCTCGCACGTCAAGCTCTCGCCGCCGGAGAACAAGCCGATCGACACGGTGATTCTCAACGGCGTGGAGTGCGAGCCGTACTTAACCTCGGACCATCGGCTGATGCTCGAACGGCCCGACGACGTGGTCCTAGGACTTAAAATTGTCCGCAGCATACTGGGGGCCAAGCAGGCGCTGATCGCCGTGGAGTCCAACAAGTCCGACGCCGCGGCCAAACTCTCGGCCAAGCTGATCCACGGCGACAGCGGGATCGAGATCGTAGTCCCGCGGGTCCGCTATCCCCAGGGCGCCGAAAAGCAGCTGATCTACGCCTGCACCAAACGTCGCGTGCCCAACGGCGGCCTGCCGATGGACGTGGGCTGCGTTGTGCACAACGTGGGCACCGCCGTGGCGATCCGCGACGCGCTGGTCGATGGGCGACCGCTGATTTCGCGCGCGTTGACGATCACCGGCATGGGGGTCGACACTCCCAAAAACCTGTTAGCGGCCATCGGCACGCCACTGAGCGCGCTGGTCGATGCCTGCGGCGGACTGAAGAGCGGCACAGTTAAGGTGATCAGCGGCGGCCCGATGATGGGCATCGCGCTGGGCACGTTGGACCAGCCGATGATCAAGAGCACCGGCGGGCTGCTGTGCCTGACCGCTTCGGAGACCTTCAAGCCCGAGCAGGGTCCGTGCATCCGTTGCGGCCGCTGCATTCGCGCCTGCCCGATGCGGTTGCAGCCGACCCTGATCGCCGCCCGCACTAAACTCGACGACTTCGACGAGTGCCTGCGGATCGGTGCGCGCGATTGTATGGAATGCGGTTGCTGCGCCTATAGCTGCCCGGCGGGCATCCCGCTGGTGCAGTACATCAAACTTGCCAAGTCCGAGATCGCGCAGCTACAGCGCCGCCGCAAAGAGGAGGCGAGGTGA
- a CDS encoding response regulator yields MERIRIIVGDSEVSLAGMLMDALKGRVEKVVATPVSDELLKSLESGGFDIAVVDLGMNGYKGGELIKKVFNVQPNIAVIAMINEQDLGGSLEMLKDHSCQMLVRPFMNEELMVAAERALEVRQLKLAKLKLSEQLELRGPDTVMANMPDKVPVDSQQLKRAKKVLRESAVVPIEKAFVVDALQRNEYNVTKAAKQVGMQRPNFQAMMRKHGLKLSLMRRRSD; encoded by the coding sequence ATGGAGCGAATCAGGATAATTGTCGGCGACAGTGAAGTCAGCCTCGCCGGGATGTTGATGGACGCCCTCAAGGGCCGTGTCGAGAAAGTAGTAGCCACTCCGGTCAGCGACGAACTTTTAAAGTCGCTGGAGAGCGGTGGGTTCGACATCGCGGTAGTAGACCTGGGAATGAACGGTTACAAGGGCGGTGAGCTGATCAAGAAGGTCTTCAACGTCCAGCCGAACATCGCCGTGATCGCGATGATCAACGAGCAGGATCTGGGAGGATCGCTTGAGATGCTCAAGGACCACTCCTGCCAGATGCTCGTACGCCCGTTCATGAACGAGGAGCTGATGGTCGCCGCCGAGCGCGCACTGGAAGTCCGCCAGCTCAAGCTGGCCAAGCTCAAGCTCTCCGAGCAGCTCGAGCTACGCGGCCCGGATACTGTCATGGCCAACATGCCCGACAAGGTCCCCGTCGACAGCCAGCAGCTCAAGCGCGCCAAAAAGGTGCTGCGCGAAAGCGCCGTCGTGCCGATCGAAAAGGCGTTCGTGGTCGATGCGCTGCAGCGCAACGAATACAACGTAACCAAGGCAGCCAAACAGGTCGGCATGCAGCGACCGAACTTCCAGGCGATGATGCGCAAGCACGGGCTGAAGCTCAGCTTGATGCGCCGCCGTTCCGACTGA
- the rsxA gene encoding electron transport complex subunit RsxA — MGTLLLVIVSAVLVNNFVLAKFLGICPFLGVSRKVETALGMSMAVLFVMTVAGVVTYFVQQVLVRFQIEYLQTIAFILVIATLVQLVEIVLQKISPALYQALGIFLPLITTNCAVLGVAVINVQKDYDFVTTLVHSLGAAIGFGLALVLFAGIRERIESADVPESFKGTALALVTAGLLSLAFMGFSGLVR; from the coding sequence ATGGGCACCCTACTGCTGGTCATCGTCTCTGCCGTTCTGGTCAACAACTTTGTCTTGGCGAAATTCCTCGGGATTTGCCCGTTCCTGGGCGTGTCGCGCAAGGTCGAGACCGCCCTGGGAATGTCGATGGCCGTGCTGTTCGTGATGACCGTGGCCGGCGTTGTCACCTATTTCGTGCAGCAGGTGTTGGTCCGTTTCCAGATCGAGTACCTGCAGACCATCGCTTTTATTCTGGTAATCGCCACCTTGGTGCAACTGGTCGAGATCGTATTGCAGAAGATCTCGCCGGCGCTGTACCAGGCACTGGGAATCTTCCTGCCGCTGATCACCACCAACTGCGCGGTGCTCGGCGTGGCCGTAATCAACGTACAAAAGGATTACGACTTCGTCACCACGCTGGTGCACAGTCTGGGCGCGGCCATCGGCTTCGGTCTGGCGCTGGTGCTGTTTGCCGGCATCCGCGAGCGAATCGAGAGCGCGGATGTGCCTGAGAGCTTCAAAGGCACGGCCCTGGCCCTGGTTACCGCCGGACTGCTGAGCTTGGCGTTCATGGGCTTCAGCGGCCTGGTGCGCTGA
- a CDS encoding long-chain fatty acid--CoA ligase: MEYNSVPSALFESEGRQGYALVKRDGTWIEQPHATTQLNARYVSCALHHWGHQRGDRVGVISHSNLEWSTADMGVMAAALITIGIYETSTAKQCAFIVNHALVGTCFVEDVDQAQKLINAREQMPTLKRIVLFNGEPPQAQGLELISFDNALDLGKSLYEGELRQWFDETLASIKPEDKAIIVYTSGTTGDPKGVVLTHRTMLAVMKASVEAVGIRPDDLGLVVLPLAHILQRTSNYAGVYIGISGAYAESLDKLVENFQEVRPTTFSMVPRLYEKIHARVLAEISRANPRRRAIFNWAVSVGKRWSELNRDNKAIPLGLNLQHGLAQKLVYNKIQQVFGGRVRTMISGGAPLSVEIIEFFDACGLTILEGYGLTETAAPCTVNRPDSLRFGTVGQVIDGVEIKIAADGEICVRGESIFSEYYNDPEATAEAFDDQGYFLTGDIGVIDDDGFLRITDRKKDIIVTAGGKNIAPQPIENALKSTGYISQAVVIGDRRKYLSALIALDPDEIVQWAKTTGIGKIEPRELVHHPMVLEFVQSMVDKVNADLPRYETIKRFQMLGEELTIERGEVTPTQKVKRNVVNQRYKDLIDAMYND; encoded by the coding sequence ATGGAATATAATAGCGTCCCGTCAGCCCTGTTCGAGAGCGAAGGCCGTCAGGGGTATGCCCTGGTCAAGCGCGACGGCACATGGATCGAACAGCCGCACGCCACCACCCAGCTCAATGCGCGCTACGTCTCCTGTGCACTGCACCACTGGGGTCATCAGCGCGGCGACCGTGTCGGCGTGATCTCCCACTCGAACCTCGAGTGGTCCACGGCCGACATGGGCGTGATGGCCGCCGCCTTGATCACCATCGGCATCTACGAGACATCGACTGCAAAACAGTGCGCGTTCATCGTCAACCACGCCTTGGTCGGCACGTGCTTTGTCGAGGATGTAGACCAAGCGCAAAAGCTGATCAACGCCCGCGAGCAGATGCCCACGCTCAAACGAATTGTGCTGTTCAACGGCGAGCCGCCCCAGGCCCAGGGCCTGGAACTGATTTCATTCGACAACGCGTTGGACCTGGGAAAGTCGCTCTACGAGGGCGAGCTGCGGCAATGGTTCGACGAGACTCTGGCATCGATCAAGCCTGAGGATAAGGCGATCATCGTCTATACCTCGGGCACCACGGGCGATCCCAAAGGGGTGGTGCTGACCCACCGTACGATGCTCGCGGTGATGAAGGCTTCGGTCGAGGCCGTGGGCATCAGGCCCGACGACCTGGGCCTTGTGGTGCTCCCACTGGCGCACATCCTCCAGCGCACCAGCAACTACGCCGGGGTCTACATCGGCATCAGCGGTGCCTACGCCGAGAGCCTGGATAAATTGGTGGAAAACTTCCAAGAGGTCCGGCCCACGACCTTCAGTATGGTCCCGCGGCTCTACGAGAAGATCCACGCCCGCGTACTGGCCGAGATCTCCCGCGCCAATCCCCGACGTCGGGCGATCTTCAACTGGGCGGTCAGTGTGGGCAAACGCTGGTCAGAGCTAAACCGCGACAACAAGGCCATTCCCCTGGGACTCAATCTCCAGCACGGACTGGCCCAGAAGCTGGTCTACAACAAGATCCAGCAGGTTTTCGGCGGCCGCGTGCGGACAATGATCAGCGGAGGCGCTCCGCTTTCGGTTGAAATCATCGAGTTTTTCGACGCCTGCGGCCTGACGATCCTCGAGGGCTACGGCCTGACCGAAACCGCCGCCCCCTGCACGGTCAACCGACCCGATAGCCTGCGATTTGGCACGGTGGGACAGGTCATCGACGGTGTGGAGATCAAAATTGCAGCGGACGGCGAGATCTGCGTGCGTGGCGAATCGATCTTCAGCGAATATTACAACGACCCCGAGGCCACTGCCGAGGCCTTTGACGATCAGGGATATTTCCTCACCGGCGATATCGGCGTGATCGACGACGATGGCTTCCTGCGGATCACCGACCGGAAAAAGGACATCATCGTCACGGCCGGGGGGAAGAATATCGCACCGCAACCGATAGAAAATGCTTTAAAATCAACTGGTTATATAAGCCAAGCCGTGGTCATCGGCGACCGGCGTAAATATTTGAGCGCACTGATCGCTCTGGACCCGGACGAGATCGTTCAGTGGGCCAAGACCACGGGAATCGGCAAAATCGAGCCGCGTGAGCTGGTACACCACCCCATGGTGCTCGAGTTCGTGCAAAGCATGGTCGACAAGGTCAACGCCGACCTGCCGCGCTACGAGACAATCAAGCGCTTCCAAATGCTCGGTGAGGAGCTGACCATCGAGCGCGGCGAGGTTACGCCCACCCAGAAGGTCAAGCGCAACGTGGTCAATCAACGCTACAAAGATCTGATCGATGCGATGTACAACGATTGA